TTACATGCCACATCACAAGCCCATGAGAAATACTGAAATCTCAGACTTGTTAGGCAAGACAAGGAAGCAAAATGAAAAACACTTTAAATGTAAAGTATCATTGCAGCACTACAACAGTAGCCAAAAAAGTGCAATAAAATGTCTGAAATTATTTACCTCCATTATTTGAACAAACATTTCTTGAGGATACTGTGGTATTAATACTTCATACATTTCCTTCAAATACGCAACTTGCATGTAGATGTTAAGCCAAGACACAATAGTTATTGGGCACAAACTCCACTTCAGAGCCTAGAACAATTTGAATACAACAGATTAATTATCTGCTACACAACAGAGTCCCATTAATCTTATTGGGACTAAAATATTTTGCAGACCTTCAATCAGTTGAGGTCACTTGAGATCTGCTTTCCATTCAAGACAATTGAATAGAAAGTCTCATTCTGGTTTCTCGACTGATCCTATACATTAATTCAACCAAAGAATTAAAAATATGCAGAACTTTGACATTTCCAATCATGAAATACCTTCAGAACAACAAGTTCCATGTTGAGGATTTCTTCTTCCGTGCAAGCTCCATCAGTAACATAGGCAAACTGGTGCAGCTTTGGTGGGTAGATTTCCTGCAGAAAACCATAATTAAGTGCACTAACCATATAGGAAACAGAAAATTTAAGTCTCGTATATAACTGTTACCTTACCTCTAGCTTTGCAGCAATAAATAAAGCTGAAATACCAATAAGCTGTAATCGAGTCTTCACGACATTTTGCTGTGTTGCCATAAACCTATCGAAGAAGTCTTGGGCTAAataaagtgtttctctgtgtagcTTGTAGACTTCGCAAACCTTCAGTGGTAGGAAAAATTTTAAAACAGGTTGGAAAACTTTCAATTTGGCTGTTTCCGATTAAATAACCTTTTAACTTTTTTTGAAATTTATAGAATCACTTCGAACTAAACCAGAATTGATATTTTCAAAGCCATGATAATACAGTGTTTGATAGGTCTACACTCCACACAAACCTACTGTTACTTCATATTTGAAGAAAAAGTTTGAGCAAGATAATCTACCATTTCAATACAACTGGAAGATACTGGATCTTGAGCACTGATGTGGATGTTGGATGAATCCAAAGTACTGCATTAGCATTAATAAGCATTGCAGCACTAGACAGTAAAGAGCTTTCACCAATTATGTAAATCCACATGCAGCACATCAGGCCAGAGTAATATGAAGTGGGTGGGGAGTGAAGAGAAAATATTGCACTGTTCACTGCCTGCAGCTGTGTCAGGACGTCCTaagagtacttttgaagtacagtcactattgcaatgtagggaAAAGTCAGCCAGTTGAGACCTTTCTGTACACAGCAATGcgattagtgatgttggttgaggtatatAAATATTGGTCATAACGCCTTTGGtctttgaacagtgccatgggatcttattcCCATCCAAGATGGCAGCTTAATGTACTGCATTCAAGTGTCAGCCCAGATCATGTGCTTATGTCTCAAGTGGGCTTCAACCCACAACTGACTGAGGCAAGAATGTGATAATTGAAAAAAGAAAGTAATTAAGAACGACCCAGCCTCCTCCTGCTATTATAGTCCAATGGTCATTCTTGAATTCTTTACTTGCACATATctatcactgggttaaaatcctaactagcaatcaccacaaggactgcagcagttcaggctgATGGTCCAGCAACATTCAGGTCAACTAGAATGAGAGTGATTTTTGCAATATTACATTAACAAAAAGTTAAAACATTGATTTTAGATCATTTGAATTGGCAGTCTCAGGGGAAGATGCATTTCAAATACTGGTttgataaaaaaaaaagcaaaagttGAACATGTAAAATGAGTATTTAGTGAAGTCCTTACCTCCATTAACCAGTCCAGAAGAATAGTCCTCATCTTTGGTTGCAAAAGTGGATGTTTTTGCAAAACATCTTTGTCTCTTAAGTAAGTCTGTTCCTTCTTCAGAAGAATATTCCATACTTCTTCTCGATTTGCCCAGCTATTagtatttaagaaaaaaaaacaTACTATGATTGACCTATGTAAAGCTCACTTTTCTTGCATTATGGGTAATGGCTGCTCACACTCCACACTTGATATACATCCAAGATACTAAAAAAATGTATACTGCGGGGGAATACACTTACCAGAATACTGGTAATGGTGAAGCTCTAGTTGGAGTGACTAAGCCATTTTTGAACCTGTACTGCACATAACTAGTAGAGTTTGATGTAACCACATCTGGATTTGAGAGAGATGTTGAATTGAGTCTGTAAGGACTTATACAGTTGGTCATGGTATTCCAGCAAGCCTGCAATCAATTTTGCAAACATATTAGAAGGATAACTAGGACAAAGATTGAATTCAGCTTAAATGATAGCAAAATCAAGACCCAGCCCAGTTCTAAAGTCCCAATTGAATCAGCCAATTTTTGTTTTTTAGTGGTATCCCCAATAAAGAGAAGGTTCTTGATTTGTGTCAGGTTTAACTCTGGCCTAATCAAAACTAGACATAGTATGAGATACATTCAACACCTCAATTACATACTCATTTCCTCATTAGGATGTTGCAGTTATCACACAATCCAAATAGTGGCACTTAAAAGATAGATACAGGTG
This sequence is a window from Heterodontus francisci isolate sHetFra1 chromosome 17, sHetFra1.hap1, whole genome shotgun sequence. Protein-coding genes within it:
- the ccne1 gene encoding G1/S-specific cyclin-E1 isoform X1 — protein: MPRKSEIDQSTKTEETKGVVLRSRKRKADVAICLQDLDEITEVQAAKPYESQACWNTMTNCISPYRLNSTSLSNPDVVTSNSTSYVQYRFKNGLVTPTRASPLPVFCWANREEVWNILLKKEQTYLRDKDVLQKHPLLQPKMRTILLDWLMEVCEVYKLHRETLYLAQDFFDRFMATQQNVVKTRLQLIGISALFIAAKLEEIYPPKLHQFAYVTDGACTEEEILNMELVVLKALKWSLCPITIVSWLNIYMQVAYLKEMYEVLIPQYPQEMFVQIMELLDLCILDLKCLEFTYGVTAASALYHFSSCELVHKVTGFEWSEIEGCVKWMVPFAVALREVGNIKLKNLKGVCPEDVHNIQTHSNSLSLLDKAHSMQALLTEQSRSSPVPSGILTPPQSSKKHNSGVGPCEQHLQS
- the ccne1 gene encoding G1/S-specific cyclin-E1 isoform X2, giving the protein MPRKSEIDQSTKTEETKGVVLRSRKRKADVAICLQDLDEITEVQAAKPYESQACWNTMTNCISPYRLNSTSLSNPDVVTSNSTSYVQYRFKNGLVTPTRASPLPVFCWANREEVWNILLKKEQTYLRDKDVLQKHPLLQPKMRTILLDWLMEVCEVYKLHRETLYLAQDFFDRFMATQQNVVKTRLQLIGISALFIAAKLEALKWSLCPITIVSWLNIYMQVAYLKEMYEVLIPQYPQEMFVQIMELLDLCILDLKCLEFTYGVTAASALYHFSSCELVHKVTGFEWSEIEGCVKWMVPFAVALREVGNIKLKNLKGVCPEDVHNIQTHSNSLSLLDKAHSMQALLTEQSRSSPVPSGILTPPQSSKKHNSGVGPCEQHLQS